In Trifolium pratense cultivar HEN17-A07 linkage group LG7, ARS_RC_1.1, whole genome shotgun sequence, a genomic segment contains:
- the LOC123896726 gene encoding ubiquitin receptor RAD23b-like, producing the protein MAKYRIQIILILAAAVLVMQTTARKGPGITNDDGRKYRLVLPCCIGQGCPFPPLRTPPPPPPPMSHEMGSLDLCSRAKQGNNLFPSSKKNRAYKSPGSGTGAGAGSLDFLRNNPQFQALRTMVQSNPEILQPVLQELGKQNPGLLRLIDENHSEFLQLINEPMDGSDGDNFDQPEQDLPHAINVTPAEQEAIGRLEAMGFDRASVIEAFLACDRDEQLAANYLLENAGDFED; encoded by the exons ATGGCTAAGTATCGCAtacaaattatcttaatcttagcAGCAGCGGTTCTGGTTATGCAAACGACTGCTAGGAAAGGTCCAGGTATTACTAATGATGATGGTCGCAAATACCGCCTTGTTTTGCCCTGCTGCATAGGTCAAGGCTGCCCATTTCCTCCTCTCCGAAcccctccaccaccaccaccaccaatgTCTCATGAAATGGGCAGCCTGGACCTATGCAGCAGGGCAAAACAAGGCA ataatttgtttCCCTCTAGTAAGAAGAACCGAGCCTATAAATCCCCAGGTTCTGGCACTGGTGCTGGCGCTGGATCGCTTGATTTCTTGAGGAACAATCCCCAG TTTCAAGCATTGCGGACAATGGTGCAATCCAATCCAGAAATTCTCCAG CCTGTACTTCAAGAGCTCGGAAAGCAAAATCCCGGTCTCTTGAGACTAATTGATGAGAATCATTCTGAGTTTCTTCAGTTGATAAATGAGCCCATGGATGGTTCTGATGG GGATAATTTTGACCAGCCTGAGCAAGACTTGCCTCATGCCATCAATGTGACGCCAGCTGAGCAGGAAGCAATTGGAAGG CTAGAGGCTATGGGATTCGATAGAGCCTCTGTGATAGAGGCATTTTTGGCATGTGACCGTGATGAGCAATTGGCAGCCAACTACTTACTGGAAAATGCTGGGGATTTCGAGGATTAA
- the LOC123895560 gene encoding magnesium transporter MRS2-1-like has product MADLKERLLPLKPASAINLRESVVNRPTASGRHAFQGVDVVEVKKRGQGLKSWIRVDTSGNSQVIEVDKFTMMRRCDLPARDLRLLDPVFVYPSTILGREKAIVVNLEQIRCIITADEVLLLNSLDKYVLQYVIDLQRRLTTTGGGEVGDVGEVWQSDHSEMNQRRGSRNFENLYSNTSPDYLPFEFRALEVALEAACTFLDTQAAELEIEAYPLLDELTSKISTLNLERVRRLKSRLVALTRRVQKVRDEIEQLMDDDGDMAEMYLTEKKRRMELSFYGDQSMLGYRSVDGASISAPVTPVSSPPDSRRLEKSLSMARSRHESMRSSESNTENIEELEMLLEAYFVVIDSTLNKLTSLKEYIDDTEDFINIQLDNVRNQLIQFELLLTTATFVVAIFGVVAGVFGMNFEIPFFDVPSAFQWVLIITGVCGVCIFSAFVWFFKYRRLMPL; this is encoded by the exons ATGGCAGATCTTAAAGAGCGACTGCTCCCGCTGAAACCTGCATCAGCTATTAACTTAAGAGAGTCCGTCGTCAACCGACCAACTGCCTCTGGAAGACATGCTTTTCAAGGAGTCGATGTTGTCGAGGTCAAGAAGCGTGGCCAAGGTCTTAAATCCTGGATTCGTGTTGACACATCTGGAAATTCTCAGGTCATTGAGGTAGACAAGTTTACTATGATGCGTCGTTGTGATCTTCCTGCCCGTGATCTTCGCCTACTTGATCCTGTCTTTGTCTATCCATCAACAATCCTTGGTAGGGAGAAGGCTATTGTTGTAAATCTGGAGCAGATACGCTGCATTATTACAGCAGATGAGGTTCTTCTGTTGAATTCCCTTGATAAATATGTATTGCAATATGTGATTGATCTTCAACGAAGGTTGACAACAACTGGGGGAGGCGAGGTGGGTGATGTAGGCGAGGTCTGGCAATCAGACCATTCTGAAATGAACCAAAGGAGAGGCAGtaggaattttgaaaatttatacaGCAACACTTCCCCTGATTACTTACCTTTTGAATTCAGGGCTCTTGAAGTTGCCCTCGAGGCGGCGTGCACATTTCTTGACACCCAG GCAGCAGAGTTAGAAATTGAGGCTTATCCGTTGCTGGATGAACTGACATCGAAGATTAGTACTCTAAATTTGGAACGCGTTCGTCGGTTGAAAAGCAGACTTGTTGCCCTGACTAGGAGGGTTCAGAAG GTTAGAGACGAAATAGAGCAGCTTATGGATGATGACGGTGATATGGCTGAAATGTACCTTACGGAGAAGAAAAGACGGATGGAATTATCATTTTATGGAGATCAGTCTATGCTTGGATATAGATCAGTTGACGGTGCGTCTATCTCTGCTCCAGTCACTCCTGTTTCATCACCACCTGATTCTAGAAGGCTTGAGAAGAGCTTGAGCATGGCTAGGAGTCGACATGAGAGCATGAGGAGTAGCGAAAGTAATACAGAAAATATAGAAGAGCTTGAGATGTTGTTAGAAGCATACTTTGTTGTCATTGACAGCACTCTAAACAAGTTGACTTCG TTAAAAGAATACATAGATGACACAGAAGATTTCATCAACATTCAACTG GATAATGTGCGGAATCAGCTTATCCAGTTTGAGCTTTTGCTCACAACTGCAACATTTGTGGTTGCAATATTTGGAGTGGTGGCAGGAGTATTTGGGATGAACTTTGAAATTCCATTCTTTGATGTCCCATCTGCATTCCAGTGGGTCCTTATAATAACAGGAGTTTGTGGAGTGTGTATATTTTCTGCATTTGTATGGTTCTTCAAGTACAGAAGACTCATGCCCCTATAA
- the LOC123895561 gene encoding pentatricopeptide repeat-containing protein At1g80880, mitochondrial-like, which produces MAQRCCNFYISISRRLNALPILKPPPPPSQAFYQTLSIHSHSNNHYPPPPSPYPFHFNFDFNHPTLLKFIQFLKNNNDKNDDDNVHFLSSLEEPNADLICSAAIWVLREDWKPALRAFKLNSLYNNEKACNLMIWVLGTHAKFSIAWSIIRDMHNSSLSTHQAMLIIIDRYAYANNSAKAIETFNFMNKFRLTPDREAFRALLTALCKYGNVEEAQEFMLVNNKFFPLEIESFNIILNGWCNITVDVYEAKRVWRDMLKYCITPDATSYSHMISCFSKEGNLFDSLRLYDQMKKREWIPGIEIYNSLVYVLTRENCPKEALKTIDKMKEQGLQPDSDTFNSMIRPLCQTGKLAAARIVLNTMVEENISPTVETYHAFFEGTDYHGTLEFLSKMKGSGLGPNKDSFLINLVKFLELKQPVNALKIWAEMKKYDVEPSCIHYRKMVEGLVTCRWFIKAKDFYEEMISNGCSEDPKLNKLLQKEVLDSGDKRKQNVIKAISDKV; this is translated from the exons ATGGCTCAACGTTGTTGCAACTtttacatttcaatttcaaGGCGGCTGAATGCCCTTCCAATTCTAaaacctcctcctcctccctcTCAGGCATTCTATCAAACACTTTCAATACACTCTCATTCAAACAATCACTatcctcctcctccttctcCTTATCCTTTCCACTTCAACTTTGATTTCAATCACCCAACTCTATTGAAATTCATCCAATTCCTCAAAAACAACAACGACAAAAACGATGATGATAATGTTCATTTCCTTTCATCACTGGAAGAACCAAATGCAGATTTAATATGTTCCGCAGCAATTTGGGTTTTAAGGGAAGATTGGAAACCTGCATTGCGTGCCTTCAAATTGAATAGCCTCTATAATAACGAAAAAGCTTGCAACTTGATGATATGGGTTTTGGGAACTCATGCAAAATTTTCCATAGCATGGTCCATCATTCGAGATATGCATAACTCTTCTCTCTCCACTCATCAGGCTATGCTTATTATCATTGACAG ATATGCATATGCAAATAACTCTGCTAAGGCTATTGAAACATTCAACTTTATGAACAAGTTCAGATTGACCCCTGATCGGGAAGCATTTCGTGCACTTTTGACTGCTCTTTGTAAATATGGTAACGTCGAAGAGGCTCAAGAGTTTATGCTAGTCAACAACAAGTTCTTCCCGCTTGAGATCGAGAGCTTCAACATTATTCTTAATGGATGGTGTAACATAACAGTTGATGTATATGAAGCAAAAAGAGTTTGGAGAGACATGTTAAAATACTGTATAACACCAGATGCTACTTCATATAGCCACATGATTTCTTGCTTTTCGAAGGAAGGGAATCTTTTTGACTCTCTTAGACTCTATGATCAGATGAAAAAAAGGGAATGGATCCCTGGGATTGAGATCTACAATTCCTTAGTGTATGTTTTAACTCGTGAAAATTGTCCCAAGGAAGCTCTCAAGACTATAGATAAAATGAAGGAACAAGGTTTGCAGCCAGACTCTGACACATTTAACTCCATGATCCGACCTCTCTGTCAAACTGGAAAACTAGCCGCGGCAAGAATAGTGTTGAACACAATGGTAGAGGAGAATATTAGTCCAACTGTTGAGACTTACCATGCATTCTTTGAAGGAACAGATTATCATGGAACGTTAGAATTTCTGAGTAAGATGAAAGGTTCTGGTTTGGGTCCAAATAAAGATTCCTTTCTTATAAATCTGGTAAAGTTCTTAGAGTTGAAGCAACCTGTAAATGCACTGAAAATTTGGgcagaaatgaagaaatatgaTGTGGAGCCCAGTTGTATACATTACAGAAAAATGGTTGAAGGGCTTGTAACATGCAGATGGTTCATAAAAGCCAAGGATTTTTATGAGGAGATGATCTCAAACGGATGTTCAGAAGATCCAAAGCTTAATAAGCTCCTTCAGAAAGAAGTGCTTGATAGTGGTGATAAAAGAAAACAGAATGTTATAAAGGCTATTAGTGATAAAGTGTGA
- the LOC123895562 gene encoding 5-formyltetrahydrofolate cyclo-ligase, mitochondrial-like isoform X1 → MMTQWYTRAAAKGVVISGQLWQPNRMLRMSTNCNNDNTNNRDDLNSIFKQKRILRTQVRKTLKAIDPSLRSQQDNAIQDIILGAPWFKSSLRLCAYISCSALREVDTFKLLSQILQPPPSGGKKLYVPRVEDKNSNMRMLNVSRIDDLVANSMNILEPDPVDADGNAREDVLQANEPVDILLLPGLAFDKSGRRLGRGGGYYDTFLKNYQDLAETRNWKQPLLVALSYSQQILDDGVIPVTSTDVLVDALVSPERVIPISSAAFNRMDI, encoded by the exons ATGATGACACAGTGGTATACAAGAGCAGCCGCGAAAGGTGTGGTAATTAGTGGACAATTGTGGCAACCAAATCGTATGCTGAGGATGTCAACTAACTGTAACAACGACAACACCAACAACCGTGATGACCTGAATTCCATTTTCAAACAGAAACGAATTCTTCGAACTCAGGTCAGAAAAACCCTCAAGGCCATCGACCCCTCCCTCAGGTCTCAACAAG ACAATGCTATTCAAGACATAATTTTGGGAGCTCCGTGGTTCAAATCAAGCCTTAGGCTATGCGCATACATTAGTTGTAGTGCTTTACGAGAAGTTGATACTTTCAAACTCTTATCACAAATTTTGCAGCCTCCACCCAGTG GTGGTAAAAAACTATATGTACCACGGGTGGAGGATAAAAATAGTAACATGAGGATGCTTAACGTATCGCGTATTGATGATCTTGTTGCAAACTCAATGAACATCTTAGAACCAGATCCTGTCGATGCTGATGGAAATGCACGTGAAGATG TTTTGCAGGCGAATGAACCAGTTGATATTTTGCTTTTACCTG GGTTGGCATTTGACAAATCTGGACGACGTTTAGGCCGTGGTGGAGG TTACTACGATACCTTCTTGAAAAATTATCAGGACCTTGCAGAGACTCGGAATTGGAAGCAGCCCTTGCTTG TTGCACTCTCATATTCACAACAAATACTAGATGATGGTGTGATACCAGTTACTTCAACTGATGTTCTAGTTGATGCTCTTGTATCTCCAGAACGTGTAATTCCCATCAGTTCTGCTGCCTTCAACAG AATGGATATCTGA
- the LOC123895562 gene encoding 5-formyltetrahydrofolate cyclo-ligase, mitochondrial-like isoform X2, with protein MLRMSTNCNNDNTNNRDDLNSIFKQKRILRTQVRKTLKAIDPSLRSQQDNAIQDIILGAPWFKSSLRLCAYISCSALREVDTFKLLSQILQPPPSGGKKLYVPRVEDKNSNMRMLNVSRIDDLVANSMNILEPDPVDADGNAREDVLQANEPVDILLLPGLAFDKSGRRLGRGGGYYDTFLKNYQDLAETRNWKQPLLVALSYSQQILDDGVIPVTSTDVLVDALVSPERVIPISSAAFNRMDI; from the exons ATGCTGAGGATGTCAACTAACTGTAACAACGACAACACCAACAACCGTGATGACCTGAATTCCATTTTCAAACAGAAACGAATTCTTCGAACTCAGGTCAGAAAAACCCTCAAGGCCATCGACCCCTCCCTCAGGTCTCAACAAG ACAATGCTATTCAAGACATAATTTTGGGAGCTCCGTGGTTCAAATCAAGCCTTAGGCTATGCGCATACATTAGTTGTAGTGCTTTACGAGAAGTTGATACTTTCAAACTCTTATCACAAATTTTGCAGCCTCCACCCAGTG GTGGTAAAAAACTATATGTACCACGGGTGGAGGATAAAAATAGTAACATGAGGATGCTTAACGTATCGCGTATTGATGATCTTGTTGCAAACTCAATGAACATCTTAGAACCAGATCCTGTCGATGCTGATGGAAATGCACGTGAAGATG TTTTGCAGGCGAATGAACCAGTTGATATTTTGCTTTTACCTG GGTTGGCATTTGACAAATCTGGACGACGTTTAGGCCGTGGTGGAGG TTACTACGATACCTTCTTGAAAAATTATCAGGACCTTGCAGAGACTCGGAATTGGAAGCAGCCCTTGCTTG TTGCACTCTCATATTCACAACAAATACTAGATGATGGTGTGATACCAGTTACTTCAACTGATGTTCTAGTTGATGCTCTTGTATCTCCAGAACGTGTAATTCCCATCAGTTCTGCTGCCTTCAACAG AATGGATATCTGA